One Campylobacter lari DNA segment encodes these proteins:
- the mltG gene encoding endolytic transglycosylase MltG produces the protein MKSIIGNAKNLRIFLICCDLILIFLLSIFYYLLLPIKTNSVVFIPQGSVSKIITQLDKNNYKMSSIDKYTLYFLGHPQSGWINIGTKELNRVEFLHKLTVAKAALETITLIPGETTEIFFEELAPKLNLNAKTLMQEFYKQSPFKEGMLFPETYKIPKGITEELLVKYLLAYSTNEFKKLSYKIFREYNEKKWHEYIIIASIIQKEAASNEEMPIVSSVIRNRLRKGMKLQMDGTLNYGKYSHEKITPQRIRSDNSSYNTYKFNGIPKEAVCNVSFEAIKAAIFPAKTEYLYFVRDKKTNKHIFTSTLKDHNKAIRN, from the coding sequence ATGAAAAGTATCATAGGTAATGCTAAAAATTTAAGAATTTTTTTAATATGTTGTGATTTGATTTTAATTTTTCTTTTATCCATTTTTTATTATCTACTTTTACCTATAAAAACAAACTCTGTAGTTTTTATACCACAAGGTTCTGTTAGCAAGATTATAACGCAATTAGATAAAAATAACTATAAAATGAGCAGTATTGATAAATATACTTTATATTTTTTGGGCCATCCGCAATCTGGCTGGATAAATATAGGCACAAAAGAATTAAATAGAGTTGAATTTTTACATAAGCTTACCGTTGCTAAAGCAGCGCTTGAAACTATTACTTTAATTCCTGGAGAAACGACTGAAATTTTCTTTGAAGAATTAGCACCAAAATTAAATTTAAATGCCAAGACTTTAATGCAGGAATTTTACAAACAAAGTCCTTTTAAAGAAGGTATGCTTTTTCCTGAAACTTATAAAATTCCAAAAGGTATCACAGAAGAGCTTTTGGTAAAATATCTTTTAGCTTATTCTACAAATGAATTTAAAAAACTTTCTTATAAAATTTTTAGAGAATATAATGAAAAAAAATGGCATGAGTATATCATTATAGCGTCCATTATACAAAAAGAAGCAGCGAGCAATGAAGAAATGCCTATAGTTTCATCTGTGATTAGAAATCGTTTAAGAAAAGGTATGAAGCTTCAAATGGATGGAACATTAAATTATGGAAAATACTCTCATGAAAAAATTACTCCACAAAGAATAAGATCAGATAATAGTTCTTATAATACTTATAAATTTAATGGCATACCAAAAGAAGCTGTGTGTAATGTTTCATTTGAAGCTATTAAGGCAGCCATTTTTCCTGCTAAAACAGAATATTTATACTTTGTAAGAGATAAAAAAACCAATAAGCATATTTTTACCTCTACTTTAAAAGATCATAATAAGGCAATAAGAAATTGA
- a CDS encoding YhdP family protein, with protein MILFIALFIYLKNGIYIEKLEFSSINLEKLYIKLDKKLILNAKKVVVNSQSQSTQNETSASKAVQLIKDVKYIYWFFQEINIDEIFVNNYPVELIYKNNLFFVNSKNLLVKVNLKISDKNIQANIDNFLLKDHNLSVIGSLLINPKTKFYTFKGKIDSDFLRSDVKFSLKREEIAYELENISSNNISQIFDILVENGVDLPSNLALWVGGKVKADFYFIEKLTGFADFGKHRYYLNDINAKGYVNNLKVVLDKGIDPIVSPFVRLEFAKQRLDFIYDELRFNNYDLAQSQIYIDNMLNEKAGIYIRIKSDNARADYRVNKILLLYDIKLPFLQNNGVTKTDLTLKIPFDHPEKTTYNGSFNIINSNINISDFKIAQANVTLKKDKLDIQNASVQSSMINGDFNASVDLKQKKGDFKTFITNLELPQESLKMENKFLDLSLDFDKNISLYNKEFTTTLNFDQGMSVYVEKLAKYKNYSKLMQKNKVHGGELSLNTLNFQDFNVDINNTTFESFLLYKDNNPYEYDSFSIKIKGNDFNLTSASGSVFAQKDNDDVNITLNNINLLISQQDTENTLDTLENSTYNISGKNIDLILKDFNKTLDFDQFDAKIKKDYVKAWANRNESKFDFLLKENQMQIRALKMDDDFLNTFMRQNVFEKGEFNLYIDGNSTDFFKGKFLFKDTYLKDLKFHQQLLSFIDTIPSLLLFKAPTFNEKGFSVENAGISFNRKKDLFEIDALNFNGDSADVLGQVKINLRNNQVDGLLELRTLKSASSVISKVPIINQIILGKDRQISTQIKLSGTVENPEFKTQLIAQSLQLPYHLIKNIFELPANLVK; from the coding sequence ATGATACTTTTCATTGCTTTGTTTATTTACCTCAAAAATGGAATTTACATAGAAAAATTAGAATTTTCTTCTATTAATTTGGAGAAATTATATATTAAATTAGATAAAAAACTCATTTTAAATGCTAAAAAAGTCGTAGTAAATTCTCAAAGTCAAAGTACTCAAAATGAAACTAGCGCAAGTAAAGCTGTGCAGCTTATCAAAGATGTAAAATATATTTATTGGTTTTTTCAAGAAATCAATATCGATGAAATTTTTGTTAATAACTATCCTGTGGAGTTAATTTATAAAAATAATCTATTCTTTGTAAATAGTAAAAATCTTTTAGTAAAAGTGAATTTAAAAATTAGTGATAAAAATATACAAGCTAATATTGATAATTTTCTTTTAAAAGATCACAATCTTAGTGTAATTGGTTCCCTGCTTATTAATCCTAAGACAAAATTTTATACTTTTAAAGGTAAAATTGATAGTGATTTTTTAAGAAGTGATGTTAAATTTTCACTCAAAAGAGAAGAGATTGCTTATGAATTAGAAAATATAAGCTCAAATAACATTTCACAAATTTTTGATATTTTAGTAGAAAATGGAGTGGATTTACCTTCTAATCTTGCTCTTTGGGTGGGTGGTAAGGTAAAGGCTGATTTTTATTTTATAGAAAAATTAACCGGTTTTGCAGATTTTGGAAAACATAGATATTATTTAAATGATATCAACGCTAAAGGTTATGTAAATAATTTAAAAGTAGTTTTAGATAAAGGAATAGATCCTATCGTAAGTCCTTTTGTAAGACTTGAATTTGCAAAACAAAGACTTGATTTTATTTACGATGAATTGCGTTTTAATAATTATGATTTAGCTCAAAGCCAAATTTACATAGATAATATGCTAAATGAAAAAGCAGGAATTTATATACGCATTAAAAGTGATAATGCTAGAGCTGATTATAGGGTTAATAAAATTTTGCTTTTATACGATATAAAATTACCATTTTTACAAAATAATGGTGTCACAAAGACTGATTTAACACTGAAAATTCCTTTTGATCATCCTGAGAAAACTACTTATAATGGTAGTTTTAATATTATTAATTCAAATATAAATATAAGTGATTTTAAGATAGCTCAAGCAAATGTTACTTTAAAAAAAGATAAGCTAGATATACAAAATGCAAGTGTGCAAAGTAGTATGATTAATGGTGATTTTAATGCAAGTGTTGATTTGAAGCAAAAAAAAGGTGATTTTAAAACCTTTATAACAAACTTAGAACTACCACAAGAGAGTTTAAAAATGGAAAATAAATTTCTTGATTTAAGCCTTGATTTTGATAAAAATATTAGTTTATATAATAAAGAATTTACCACAACTTTAAATTTTGATCAAGGTATGTCTGTTTATGTTGAAAAACTTGCAAAATATAAAAATTATTCTAAATTAATGCAAAAAAATAAAGTGCATGGCGGGGAATTATCTTTAAACACTTTAAATTTCCAAGATTTTAATGTAGATATTAATAATACTACTTTTGAATCATTTTTACTCTATAAAGATAACAATCCTTATGAATATGATAGTTTTAGCATAAAAATAAAAGGTAATGATTTTAATTTAACTAGTGCAAGTGGTAGTGTTTTTGCACAAAAAGATAATGATGATGTGAATATTACTTTAAATAATATTAATTTGTTAATTTCTCAGCAAGATACGGAAAATACTTTAGATACCCTTGAAAATTCAACTTATAATATTAGCGGGAAAAATATAGATTTAATTTTGAAAGATTTTAATAAAACCTTAGATTTTGATCAATTTGACGCTAAAATTAAAAAAGATTATGTGAAAGCTTGGGCAAATAGAAATGAATCTAAATTTGATTTTTTGCTTAAAGAAAATCAAATGCAAATTAGAGCTTTAAAAATGGATGATGATTTTCTAAACACCTTTATGCGTCAAAATGTTTTTGAAAAAGGTGAGTTTAATCTTTATATAGATGGTAATAGTACTGATTTTTTTAAAGGTAAGTTCTTATTTAAAGATACTTATTTAAAAGATTTGAAATTCCATCAACAGCTTTTAAGCTTTATTGATACCATACCTAGTTTGCTTTTATTTAAAGCTCCAACTTTTAATGAAAAAGGCTTTAGTGTTGAAAATGCTGGTATAAGTTTTAATCGTAAAAAAGATCTTTTTGAGATAGACGCACTTAATTTTAATGGCGATAGTGCAGATGTGCTAGGTCAAGTTAAAATCAACTTAAGAAATAATCAAGTGGACGGTTTGTTAGAGCTTAGAACGTTAAAATCGGCAAGTTCAGTTATTTCTAAAGTTCCTATCATTAATCAAATTATATTAGGCAAAGATAGACAAATTAGCACGCAAATTAAATTAAGCGGAACAGTAGAAAACCCTGAGTTTAAAACTCAACTTATTGCGCAAAGCTTGCAACTTCCTTATCATTTAATTAAAAATATTTTTGAATTGCCGGCTAATTTAGTGAAATAA